From a single Entelurus aequoreus isolate RoL-2023_Sb linkage group LG12, RoL_Eaeq_v1.1, whole genome shotgun sequence genomic region:
- the znf16l gene encoding zinc finger protein 16-like, with protein sequence MSRKRNPSFSDTNLSPRLQGAFMEHTGLTDGDFLAVEPDEELLCSVSDISEHLGRNISVVLETALAEIRQMVSIRIRVLKMELREKTEEIAVLKARLSGVHRDSKELGGAGVEAEAAACKRSEAPSKLPNADPKRAKSALPGVKKENIDAICDYLMKDKNSRGGAEMDGEQSGQESDDRGARSEEEPQPLNLWPDSALAASGPGHADSSAEDIFNMLPTSSKRIYDYEWMAPMEYSADMKVIKQPACENTSADRTEVEEDNEGSSRLEQTVARFSHVPPADFSIVEAEGENPLQGNNDGPQTGQQFPNHTFICSLCGTFCPDSAFLEEHIKLIHSDTAGVQALQALQSIAGAPPTAEDSSRVGTGHDESGKGQTANIRDAASDANKEVKLKGRYECGDCGRHFNYLGNLRQHQRIHTGEKPFVCPDCGERFRHAARLKSHRLVHSGDQSPFPCPQCGKGFSVLSGLKRHQRVHTGESPYACPQCGRRFKELGNLYTHQRIHSGATPYCCQQCGRSFRHLGTYKSHRCMPAE encoded by the exons ATGAGTCGCAAAAGAAACCCCAGTTTCTCGGACACTAACCTGTCCCCACGGCTCCAGGGTGCTTTCATGGAGCATACCGGGTTGACAGACGGCGATTTCCTGGCCGTGGAGCCCGACGAGGAGTTGCTGTGTTCGGTCAGCGACATCAGCGAGCACCTGGGCAGGAACATCAGCGTGGTGCTGGAGACTGCGCTCGCCGAGATCCGCCAAATGGTCAGCATTAGGATAAGGGTGCTCAAAATGGAGCTGCGGGAGAAAACGGAGGAGATCGCGGTGTTAAAGGCGAGGCTGAGCGGCGTGCACAGGGACAGCAAGGAGCTCGGAGGAGCGGGTGTGGAGGCGGAGGCTGCTGCCTGTAAGAGGTCCGAGGCGCCTTCCAAGCTGCCTAACGCCGACCCCAAGAGAGCCAAGTCCGCCCTGCCAGGGGTGAAGAAAGAAAACATTGACGCCATTTGTGACTACCTGATGAAGGACAAGAACTCCAGAGGGGGCGCAGAGATGGACGGGGAGCAGAGCGGTCAAGAAAGCGATGACAGGGGGGCTCGCTCGGAGGAAGAGCCGCAGCCCCTCAACCTGTGGCCGGACAGCGCGCTGGCTGCCTCCGGGCCTGGGCACGCAGACTCCAGTGCGGAGGACATCTTCAACATGCTGCCCACTAGCAGCAAGCGCATTTATGACTACGAGTGGATGGCTCCCATGGAGTACTCCGCTGACATGaaag TAATAAAGCAGCCTGCGTGTGAGAATACTTCAGCTGACAGAACCGAGGTAGAAGAGGACAATGAAGGCTCATCGAGACTAGAACAGACGGTGGCCCGCTTCTCACACGTTCCGCCAGCTGATTTCTCCATTGTGGAGGCCGAGGGTGAGAATCCCCTGCAGGGCAACAATGACGGACCTCAGACAG GTCAGCAGTTTCCCAACCACACCTTCATATGTTCTCTGTGCGGAACCTTCTGCCCTGACTCAGCGTTCCTGGAGGAGCATATTAAACTGATACACTCGGACACAGCAGGTGTGCAAGCCCTCCAAGCCCTGCAGAGCATTGCCGGAGCTCCGCCCACTGCAGAGGACAGCAGCAGAGTTGGGACAGGACACGATGAATCTGGCAAAGGACAGACAGCGAACATAAGGGACGCTGCGTCGGACGCCAACAAGGAGGTTAAACTCAAGGGCAGATACGAGTGCGGGGACTGCGGACGCCATTTTAACTACCTAGGGAACCTTCGGCAGCACCAGCGCATCCACACGGGAGAGAAGCCCTTTGTGTGTCCAGACTGCGGGGAGAGGTTCCGTCACGCGGCCCGCTTAAAGAGCCACAGGCTGGTGCACAGCGGCGACCAGAGCCCCTTCCCTTGTCCTCAGTGTGGCAAAGGCTTCTCTGTCCTCTCCGGACTTAAGAGACATCAGCGCGTTCACACTGGCGAGAGTCCGTATGCCTGCCCGCAGTGTGGCCGCCGCTTTAAAGAGCTGGGTAACCTATACACCCACCAGAGGATACACAGCGGGGCCACGCCCTACTGCTGCCAGCAGTGTGGCCGCAGCTTTCGCCACTTGGGCACCTACAAGAGCCACCGATGCATGCCTGCAGAGTGA